In the Hevea brasiliensis isolate MT/VB/25A 57/8 chromosome 8, ASM3005281v1, whole genome shotgun sequence genome, AAAATGCTCCCACAAAACCCACCAAAGCATTTGCTCATTCTTTTCATTGTGTTAACATTCTTTACTTCTTGTTTTGGCACTTACCAAGAAAACCCATTTGCCAATTTTCTTGAACATGACAGAAAAATGAACTCCAAGCCTGTTTATTCTAGCTTTTCCAAGCTTGTTAGGCAGACCAAAACTTCTACCACTACAAGTTCATCAAAGATTGTATTGATCAATGTGGATGATTATGGAGCTCAAGCTAATGGAAAAGATGATAGTGAGGTATGAATTGATATGATGATAATTTAATGGCTAATCCCATTTCTTTTTCTCTAGATGATATTGAATTTGAAGATTTTAGCTCTTTGTGGGTGTAATATTGGATGCTTTCTGTTGGGAATTTGTTAGGCATTCAAGAAAGCATGGGACAGGGCTTGTTCTTCCAAACAAAGTGCTACTATTATTGTCCCTAAGAACAAGATTTATCGTCTTAAGCCTGTCACATTTTCAGGTCCTTGCCAATCTGATCTCAGATTCAAGGTGAGTTTaattcatatacatatatatatacagcaTATGCCTGTATACAAATACTACAATACAGTACAAAAATAATGCTTATTTTGCTTCTATGCATGTGTATGTAAGTTTATTAATGAATATAAATATATGTTTTTCTTGAAATTTTAGATTTATGGAACAATAAAAGCTTCTGCTAAAATGAGGGACTATGAAGATGATAGAAATCATTGGATTGTATTTGATAATGTACAAAATCTTAGAGTTAAAGGTGGCGGCATCATCAATGGCAATGGCAGAACGTGGTGGAAAAACTCCTGCAAAATCAACAAAAACAATGTAATAATGAATTGATTGAATTAATCTTCAATTTCCTTACGTTTCACAATGATCAAAATCCATTAATTGAAACTAATTATGGGTTTTTTTCTTTCTCCTCTTCCATTTTTTTCCAGCCCTGTAAAGATGCACCAACTGTAAGTTCATTatcttgcttttttttttcaagaaataagttttttttttttccttggttTCTAAACATTATTCTTTTTCAGGCTGTCACCTTCATTGAGTGCAAGAATTTGATAGTATCAAACCTGTGGTTCCAAAATGCACAACAGATGCATCTCACATTTCAGAAATGCACGAATGTGAGAGCTTTGAGTCTCTTGGTGACTGCACCAGGGAATAGCCCTAACACTGACGGGATCCATGTCACTGGCACCCAAAACATTAGAATAAGAAACTCTGTCATAAGAACAGGtaaataaaacccataaaagtCTTCAAAATTTCCACTCAGAAATCGAAATTTTCCCGAATCGAATCAATCTTCTAACATTTCTTTAAATGTATTGAATTGTTGAAGGTGATGATTGCATATCAATAGTAAGTGGGTCAAAAAATGTTGCAGCCACAGATATTATCTGTGGACCAGGACATGGAATAAGGTGATCTCCAATGTTCAACTCTAGCAAGCCAACTCTGTACCTAATCAATTTCTACTCTGCACATGGTTAGATGGAAATTTTCTCTATCTGATTTGACACTAAATTTCCTCCTTTTTTCTGTGTTGTTGTTTGCAGTATTGGTAGCTTGGGAGCTGGTAATTCAGAAGCTGAagtttcaaatgtgttagttaatagAGCAACACTTTCAGGAACCACTAATGGGGTCAGAATTAAGACTTGGCAGGTGAGACCCAATTTGGAAAATACCCTTGTCAGTGCACTATTAGACCTTCTTCTGGGTCCTTGGCAAAGAATATGGCCTTTTGGGTAGGCAGAATTTGatctttcttaaaaaaaaatgattcaaCTTTTGATTTGAAAGATTCATGAATTGGATTAAGACATTAGGTTCCCTAAATTAAAGCCGCAAGGCCAGCAACTCTGACCATGCAGTGGTGGCCTATCCCATCACTAATCCTAATCCCTGTGTGTAACTCTTCTTTCCAGTAAAAAATTATGTGGATTTCTGAGTTCATTATATTTATGAGAAATTTTTGTCTAGACtcaatttatcataaattcaaGATATAAACATATGTGCTATGTCTTGAATTCATAGTGAGTGAATTTACGCGAGAAAAATCTTATACTTTTTATCTTAGATTTATAATAAGCTAATATagacaaaaataaaatatttgatttCTTGATTTGCAGGGAGGGTCTGGATATGCCAAGAACATAGCATTCCAAAATATTGTAATGAAAAATGTTTCCAATCCTATAATTATAGATCAAAATTATTGTGATCAGGATGATCCATGCCctgaacaggtaattaattaaCACCTAATTTTTTTTAGAAGAATTAAATTGCAAACCCATatcaagaatttaattttttttttcttgttctaATTAATTACAGAAATCAGCAGTGCAAGTAAGCAATGTGATATACAGGAACATACAAGGAACAAGTGCTtcagaaatggctatgaaatttgaTTGCAGCAAGACCTTCCCTTGCCAAGGAATTTTGTTGCAGGATATTATTCTAGGAAgtgttgaagatgaagttgctaAAGCTTCTTGTGTTAATGTTAATTTGGCTGATAGAGGGAAGGTTTCTCCTCAGTGCTCTTGAAAGAGTTCTTGTATGGATTTGATTAGATgccattttatttataaattttaattatttttatttttagtcatatttttattgttttatataTGCCTTAAAAATAGCATAGAATAAATCtttgtaaataataaaatcaTAAATGTTTTTTCCTCTAAATTTGGACAAATTATAAACGACATATTTtacttatataaaaataattataatattaaattaagaatATGAAATTCACTGTTTTATAAATGAAAGTACACATGTACCGAGTGGGTATAATAATTTACctaaatttgtgaaatgaaataattgttctaatttggaattaaaagttttaattaattaaataaaattattaaattaattaataatttaataatcaaataattgtattttataatataaaaaaaaaaaaaagaaaacgcaATGAACTTGCCAACTCAATTTGGGCCTATTGGGCCTTCACAAGACGCTTCAAATCACATAAATGAAAGAGAAAATAAGAAcaacaaataaaaaaaagtttTCCTTTTGTATGTAAGGCCCATTTGAGTTGAGATTAGAAGATTGAAAAAGTATTTCTTAAAAAtacattattttagatattattaaaaaattatttaaaaagtttaattattttaaattttttaatacttaaaatatgttaaatttaatataaaattattttttaataatatttaaatccaAATATAGATTACTGATTAGTTGTAGTAAAATATACAAATTAAGTAGAGAATTGTATATTGTTTAATTGATGGAATCCAAGGTGATGATGATTGCTTAACTGATTTATTCCTTTCAATTTTAtgactaattaataaattagAAGGTATTAATTAAGTAAAACTAATTTTTAACTTTAACTACTAAGTAATTAATTTAATGTGAACTAGCTAAACCCAAGGTTCTAGAAAGCCGCCTTAGTTTGAGTAAAATTAATTCTGACTTATTTGATATTTTTGTTGAAACTAttattgagaaaattattttttaaatatattaattaaaaaataattaaaaattaaatttgataagttttaattataagaatattaaaataataaaattactttttcTAAAATTACTTTTTTCAATAATATCTAAAATCATATGTTTCATTTAATCTGATTTATTAGCTTTAATTTACTTATAAACAATTATAGTTGAacaatataaataaaatcaaataattaattaaatattttcaagAACAAACTCACATAACACCcatcattaatttattttaattttatgagcAAATAGCCTATGGATGATAAGAAGTGTGAGTTGCATGCTTtaagaaaatatatataaaagtagaGGAGAGTGGTtgggaaattatatttaaaataaattcaagaaTATTAACTATATAAAGAAAATCAAAATAAGATCTTTTAggcagcaatttaaattttcaatatagGCATTATTGGGATCCAATAGAATATGTATTGGGTCATAGATGGTTTAATAtagggaaaattattatttaatttaagtattttaataaagttaattatttaatcttttattttaaaatgagtaaattatttagtttctcttgttattttaattaattctttttttttaatttatttgaataatataattatttaattttttataacttTAAATTCATCAATTATTCGGTTCTTATTTGTAATTATTCTCTTTTTTCtaattaaatgaaaaaattaatGAGAAGGATTAAATAGttcacaataaaaataaaaaattaaataatatattttttaaaatataaattaaataattaattttattaaaatataggaatTAAAGGACAAATATAGAGGCTTTTTGGATCATGTTTAATATGGATTAATTAATAGGAATCATCTAACCATAGAATTTTAGCAAATTGATTAGATTTATGGTATTGATTGGCCCAATGACACAATCCAACATCAATCATGGGCTAAATTAACCACTAACTACAGTAATTTGTGATTAATAATTTAGATTAAAATCATATATATGAATCTAAGAGGTCCATGTATCAcataatttgaattaattatcacaaaaaataataaatctcATTTTTTTATGGAATTATCTTGAAGGTTTCCCTATGATAAAGAACACATTAGACCAAAAGAATCACTTGAATATATGTGAGGTTTTCATTGGTAAAACATTTTATTTGCATttctaataaattatattttaatttttttggttcaTACaagttatattttaataagatataCTATTATTAAAGTATTcaatatattttcatattttttgtaatttctatttgaATAATTTTGATATGCAAAACAATAAAATTCCTCCTAGTGCCATGCATATTCACGGCCCTACTAATTGATGGTATCGAAGTAGTTTTTAGAATTATAAAGTCTCTAATTTGATTATTTAAatcaattgaaaaataaatatacGAAAACAAAACTTTAAGGGTTTTAACCAAATTCAATATATagacaataaaaataataaataaaagattatatatatatatatatatatatatatatatatatatatatatatatatatatatatatatatatatatatattgtctcTATTCAATAAGTCTCTCAATGAAATGAAGAAAACAAGAAAGATGACTATGATTTGATCCAACCTATTAGATGATTTTTCCCGATCTGTCTGGCCTGTTTAAATGTATGACTATTATTTGAAATCCAAAGCAAGATTTCTATGATCTTGTGAATTGAAGAGAGGGCTGAAATATTTGCCTAAGAAACTAGACATCTTATAATGTCAGCTTGGACTATGGGGACAATGGAGATGGAGTGACCAGTCACTGTGAGCCAAATGAAATTACCTTCCTATAatatgcgaggcaaccttcatacTCATTTTCCATTTTgcccaaaaaagaaaaaagtatTGTTTtgttcagagagagagagagagagagagaggaggacaACAAAAATACAGAAGGATAAAAGCAAATTAAGCATTAAGTCAGAAAGTAATACTTAttggaaagagagagaaaga is a window encoding:
- the LOC110639031 gene encoding polygalacturonase QRT2-like, which encodes MLPQNPPKHLLILFIVLTFFTSCFGTYQENPFANFLEHDRKMNSKPVYSSFSKLVRQTKTSTTTSSSKIVLINVDDYGAQANGKDDSEAFKKAWDRACSSKQSATIIVPKNKIYRLKPVTFSGPCQSDLRFKIYGTIKASAKMRDYEDDRNHWIVFDNVQNLRVKGGGIINGNGRTWWKNSCKINKNNPCKDAPTAVTFIECKNLIVSNLWFQNAQQMHLTFQKCTNVRALSLLVTAPGNSPNTDGIHVTGTQNIRIRNSVIRTGDDCISIVSGSKNVAATDIICGPGHGISIGSLGAGNSEAEVSNVLVNRATLSGTTNGVRIKTWQGGSGYAKNIAFQNIVMKNVSNPIIIDQNYCDQDDPCPEQKSAVQVSNVIYRNIQGTSASEMAMKFDCSKTFPCQGILLQDIILGSVEDEVAKASCVNVNLADRGKVSPQCS